CCTCCAGGTGCCCGGCGCCAAGGACGTGGCGGTGGAGCTGTACTCGATGTCGAAGGGATACTCCATGCCCGGGTGGCGGGTCGGATTCGTCGTCGGAAACAAGCGGATGGTCGGCGCGCTCACCCGGATCAAGAGCTACCTCGACTACGGGATGTTCCAGGCGATCCAGGTCGCCGCGACGGTGGCGCTGAACGGTCCGCACCGCGTCGTCGAAGAGGCGGTGGAAGTGTACCGGAAGCGGCGGGACTGCCTGGTCGACGGTTTCGCCCGTGTCGGCTGGGAGTTCGAGAAGCCGAAGGGGACGATGTTCGTCTGGGCCCCCATCCCTGAGCCGTACAAGGCGATGGGTTCGCTCGAATTCTCCAAGGCGCTCCTCACGCACGCGAAGGTGGCCGTCTCTCCCGGCATCGGCTTCGGCGAGCACGGCGAAGGGTTCGTGCGGTTCGCGCTGGTGGAGAACGAGCACAGGATCCGGCAGGCGATCCGCGGAGTGAAGGCCATGCTCCAGAACCCGGTTCCGGCGCGGGCGAAATGACCGCCTCCCTCAAGGAGATCGGCGTGGGAGTCGTCGGGTACGGCACCGTCGGCACCGGCACGGTCCGCCTCCTCCTCGAGAACGCGGAGCACATCCGGAAACGGGTGGGGATCCCGGTCCGCCTGGTCCGCGTCGCGGACAAGGACGTGTCGCGGGACCGCGGGGTCGCCCTTCCCGAGGGCGTGCTCGTCTCCGACGGCATGCGCGTCGCCCGGGACCCGGAGGTCCACATCGTGGTCGAACTGATCGGCGGCACGGGGGCCGCAAAGGACTTCCTGCTCGAGGCGGTCCGCAACGGCAAGTCCGTGGTGACCGCGAACAAGGCGCTCCTCGCCGAATGCGGCCCCGAGATCGTCCGGGCGGTGCAGGAGGCGGGGGTCGACGTCGGGTTCGAAGCGAGCGTGGGCGGGGGCATCCCCATCATCCGCGGATTGCGGGAGGGGCTCGCGGCGAACCGGATCCAGGGGATCTTCGGCATCATCAACGGGACGTGCAACTACATCCTCTCCCGGATGACGCGGGAGGGGAAACCGTTCGCGGAGGTCCTGGCCGACGCGCAGAAATCGGGGCTCGCGGAGGCGGACCCGTCGTTCGACGTGGACGGGATCGACACGGCGCACAAGCTGTCGATCCTGGTGTGGCTGGCGACGGGCGGGCACGTCCCGCCGAAGGAGATCTACGTCGAGGGGATCCGGGAGATCGCGCCGGAGGACATCGCCTTCGCGAAGGAGTTCGGCTACACGATCAAGCTCCTGGCCATCGCCAAGCAGAACGGCGCCGGGATCGAGGCGCGCGTCCACCCGACGATGATCCCTTCCGAATACCTTCTGGCCACCGTGGACGGCGCGTTCAACGCGATCTACGTGAAGGGGGATTTCGTCGGTTCCACCCTGTCGTACGGTCAGGGCGCCGGGATGCTCCCGACCGCGTCGGCGGTGGCGAGCGACATCATCGAGATATCGAGGAACCTTCGGCGCGGATGCACCGGGAGGATCCCCCCCGGCGGCTACTTCCTCGCGGACCCCGGCGCCAGGGTGGAGATTTCCCCCTTCGAGCAGGTCCAGTGCGAATATTACCTGCGGATCGTGGTCGTCGACCGCCCCGGCGTCCTCTCCCGGATCGCGGGAGTGCTGGGCCGACACGCGATCAGCATCGCCTCGGTCCTGCAGAAGGGGCAGGGGGAGAGCGCCGTCCCGATCTTCATCGTGACCCACCGGGC
This is a stretch of genomic DNA from Deltaproteobacteria bacterium. It encodes these proteins:
- a CDS encoding homoserine dehydrogenase, with translation MTASLKEIGVGVVGYGTVGTGTVRLLLENAEHIRKRVGIPVRLVRVADKDVSRDRGVALPEGVLVSDGMRVARDPEVHIVVELIGGTGAAKDFLLEAVRNGKSVVTANKALLAECGPEIVRAVQEAGVDVGFEASVGGGIPIIRGLREGLAANRIQGIFGIINGTCNYILSRMTREGKPFAEVLADAQKSGLAEADPSFDVDGIDTAHKLSILVWLATGGHVPPKEIYVEGIREIAPEDIAFAKEFGYTIKLLAIAKQNGAGIEARVHPTMIPSEYLLATVDGAFNAIYVKGDFVGSTLSYGQGAGMLPTASAVASDIIEISRNLRRGCTGRIPPGGYFLADPGARVEISPFEQVQCEYYLRIVVVDRPGVLSRIAGVLGRHAISIASVLQKGQGESAVPIFIVTHRAKESNMRAALDEVDRLPDVLDRTRMIRIENNL